GCTGTCCGAGGAGGAACGCCGCTGGCTGGCACCACGCCGCGCGTACGAACAGGTCATTGGTGCCGGTCTCTATGCCGTCGACTGGCTGCTGATGCGCGGACTCTTCCGCCTGACTGTCCGTGGCGAGGAACACCTGCCCCTCGTCTCTCAGAACCCGACGATCTATATTGCCAACCACGTCAGTGATCTGGACCCTCTGGCCCTAGCGGCGGCACTTGGCTACCGCAGGCTCTCCCGCGCCTGGTGGAGCGGTGACCAGGGGCGGCTTTTCGGAAGTCGTTCCGGTCGTCTTCTGGCCCGCTCGGCGCGCATGTTCCCTGTCGATGAACGGCGCCCAACCTCGGCCCTGTCCTTTGCCTTGGAAGTCCTGGAACGGGGCGAATCCGTGATCTGGTTTCCGGAGTCCTGGCGATCCCCCGATGGGGAGTTGCAGAAATTCCTGCCGGGTATTGGACATCTGGTCTTGAATGCGCCCAAGGAGGTTCAGGTTGTCCCGGCCCGCCTGGCCGGGACGTTCGAGGCTCTGCCCCGCACGCGCCGCCTGCCCCGTCTCAAGGCGCTTCGCGTCAGCTTCGGGACGCCCATTGCCCGCGAACGCCTGGCCCAGGCGGAAACGCCTGAAGCCATGGCGGAACTGCTGCGTGGTGAAATGGCGATTCTGCCGAAAAAGCGACGCTGACACCCATATTCGGCAGAAACTGGCCCAAATTTGGCTCGACGTCGATCCAAACAGCCTTTACAGCAGCGGACTCCGAAGGAGAGCAGACCATGACCGAAACGACGCCTAAGCACGTCAACTTCAACGGCCGGATCGTGATGATCGGTTTCGGCTCGATCGGCCAGGGTGTCCTGCCCCTGCTGCGCCGCCATGTCGGCGTGGCACCGGAGAACATTGTCATCATCAATCCCGACCCAGAGCCGGAGCCAATTGCCGCCGAATACGACGCCGCCTACATCACGAAGGGACTTACCCTCGACAATTACCGCGAAGTGCTTGGGCGTTACCTGGGCGCGGGGGATTTCCTGCTCAATCTCTCGGTGGATGTCTCCTCGGTGGACCTGGCGCGCTATGCCCACGAAGTGGGTGCCCTCTATCTCGACACCTGCATCGAGCCCTGGCTCGGATCCTATGTCGACGACAATCTCACACCCTCACAGCGGTCGAACTACGCCCTGCGCGAAGAGATGCTGGCCGCACGCCGCGAACTGGGCGCCGGCCCAACCGCTGTCATCACCCACGGTGCCAATCCCGGCCTGGTCAATCACTTCGTCAAGGTCGCGCTGCAGGATATTGCCAGGGATCTGGGCCACAGCCTGCCGGAAGGCCAGAGCCAGCAGAGTTGGAGTGGACTGGCACAGAAGCTGGGCGTCAGCACCATACATATCGCCGAACGCGACACGCAGCGCAGTCGCACACCCAAGGACGTGGATGAATTCATCAACACCTGGTCCATCGACGGCTTCTACAGTGAAGGCCTTCAGCCGGCAGAGCTGGGCTGGGGCACACACGAGAAGGCCCTGCCGGCCGACGGCGCACGCCACGACTTCGGCGCCGATGCAGCCATCTATCTTGAACGCCCTGGCGCTGCCACCCGGGTGCGAACCTGGACCCCACAGGCCGGACCGATACATGGCTTTCTCATCACCCATAACGAAGCCATCTCGCTGCCCGATTACCTGACACATCGCGAGGATGGCCAGGTCGTCTATCGCCCCACGGTCCACTATGCCTACCACCCCTGCGACGCCGCGGTGCTCAGCTTGCACGAACTGGCCGGGCGCGGCTGGAAGATGCAATCCCGAAGGCGGCTGATCGTCGAGGAAGTGACCGATGGCATGGACGAATTGGGTGTCCTGCTGGCGGGCCATGGCAAGAATGCCTACTGGTATGGCTCGCAATTGACCATAGAAGAAGCCCGGCGGCTCGTGCCGCACAACAATGCCACCTCCCTGCAGGTGACCGTTGCTGTCCTCGCGGGCCTGGTCTGGGCCATCGAGAACCCCGAGGCCGGCATTGTCGAGCCCGAGGAACTGGATCACGCACGCATCCTGGAGATCTGTGAACCCTATCTGGGCCGCATGACCGGGGCCTACACCGATTGGACCCCGCTGACCGGACGCGGGACGCTGTTCCGCGAAGACCTGGACCTGGACGACCCTTGGCAGTTCCACAACGTCCGCGTTGTCTGAACCGGGAACCTCTTCACAGAGGACAGAATTTCCCGTCCTCGACAGGCGCCGGGAAAAAGCTGCCGAGTGAACGCTCATTCCCTGAAAGGCGCACAGATAACTCCTTGATTCTTCGTGGTTCCACGTGAGGGCCGAAACTGGCATCGCTCTTGCTTTCACCACTGGCATGAGCATGGGAATCGAAAGCCAGAACCACATACGCCAGAACGAGCAGGGTCCGCGCAACTACGGCGCCTACTCCGAGGGTGCGCATCGTCCCGGGGAGATGAAGGTCCCCGAGCATGATGATCTCAGCTTCTGGGACGTCTTGGATGTCGTCAATCCGCTGCAGCACATTCCGGGCGTCAACATGGCCTATCGGGCCATCACCGGGGACCAGATGGAAGCCCCGGCCCGGATTCTGGGTGGCATGCTCTATGGCGGCCCGACCGGCTTCGTCTCGGCCATTGCCAACAGTCTGCTGGAAGAAGGCACTGGACGTGACATGGGCGAGACGGTGATTGCCCAGGTGTTCGGTGAGGACGCCGCACCCATCGACAAGGGCGGACAGCAATATGCCTCCAACGAATCCGGAAGCCGCAGCGCCGCAGCCGAGCAAGCGCCAGCCCAGATGACCCAGAGCAACGAGAGCGCGCGTCAGTCGAGTGTGGACACGCGCACCGCCCCTGCCTCAGGATCAGATACAGGAGAATTGACGGGCATGGATGCCTTGCGCGCCTTTGCCTCGGACCAACAGGCCTCTCCCAGTTCAGCCCAGCAAAGTCATGCCGTACCTGGGAAAAAGTCCGTGCCCGAGGACAAGAAGGACGGAGACTATTACGCGCTGAACCCCTCCGCGACTCTGCCGACCACGGCCGCCACAACAGCCAATCCAGCAGACGGCGGCCAGCCGGGCGAGATTCAGCAAGCCCAGGCCCCCTTGTCGGCCCCTGCGAACCGGAGTACCGGCGGCCCGCCCCCGGCGGACAGTTTCATGCCTCTGGATAGAGGCAGCCTGCGTGGGCGCACGGCAGCCGCAAGCGAACGTCCACCGCTTCCCGAAAGCGTGAGCGGCGCCGCAGCTGATCAGAAAATGTCGGCGGGCTCGATGCAGGGTGGAGAGACAATGGGCCTGCCTGGTTCCGCCATGAACGTGATGCCCGGTGAACCCAGGGACGAGAGCCGTCCACTCCCCGCAGCCCCCGGCCTGTCAGCTCCAAACGATTCTGCCTTCCGCGACATGAATGCCACGGGTCAGACGGGCGGCAACGTGGCCGAACAGATGAAGGCCGCCCTTCTGAAGTACCAGGCCCTGGAGGACGAGTGACCCTCTGATCGGTCTCGTCCTCGCCGCTCCCGGCTCATGCCCTCAGCCGTTGATCAGGGCCTTCAGCTGTCGGTTGGCAACGGTCAGCATGGCCAGGTCGGGACTCTGGGCATTCAAAACCTCGCCCAACAGCTGATCCAGGCGATTAACCTGAAGGAAGCGCTGCTCGGTCCAGATCTTCAGCGCATCTTCCGGAGCGCGGTCCTTTTCGGTCAGGCTCAGCACCTCGGCCGTGATATTTGCCTGATAGTCATAAATATCGTCGACCAGCGCCGTTATGGCAGACCGTGTCCAGGCCGCATCCCGGGGCAGCCGGGCGGCCGTCCGTCTCAGCCAGTCACATCCAAAGCGTGCACCGACATCGAAATAGAGACTGGCCGTCTTCTTGACGCTGCGCCCTGAGGTCTGGGCCAACTGGATGATGTCGCTGGCCGGAGTCATGTGCTTCAGACCGGCAACGCGCCATGCCAGACTTTCCGGTACGCCGTTGGCCACGTACTCACGCGCCTCCTGTTCCAGCAGACCCTTGTCAGGTTCCTCCAGCAGTTCGGGCAAGGCCTCGAAGAGTTCCTTACTCCCCTTGCCGTGCCGTTCCACCGTGGCACGGATGTCCAGCGGCTTCTCACCCTGGCGCAGGAAGCGCAGGCTGATCCTCTCGGCCAGACGGCCGCATTCGGTCAGCAGTTTGGCCTGCAGGTCGGTATCGATCTTGTTGTCCAGGGTCTCGATTTCCTGCCAGAGCTCGGGCAGGCCTAGGGAATCCCGGGCGGCCACATAGGCACGCAGAACCTGTTCGGGACTTTCGCCCGTGCGCTCCATCATCTCGAAGACGAAGGTAATGCCCAGGCGGTTGATCACTTCGTTCGTCAACTGCGTCGCCAGTATCTCCCGGCGCAGCCGATGCTCCCGGGCGTACTTGGCATACTTCTGCTGCAGGGGCTGCGGGAAGTATTCCAGCAGGTCACGGTCCAGCCAGCTGTCGTCCGGCAGGGAGGATTCGACCAGCGGCTCATAGAGTGTGATCTTTGCATAGGCCAGCAGAACCGCCAGTTCGGGACGCGTCAGACCGATGTTGGCCGTGGCGCGATCCTTCAGCGTTTCGTCATCCGGCAGGGCCTCGAGACTGCGATTGAGCAAATCCGCCTTCTCCAGGGCCCGTATGAAACGCGCGAAGCGGTCCAGCAGGCGCACGCCCAGCCGATTGCTGATGCTGATGGTCTGGGTCTGGAGGTAATTGTCCTTCAGGACCAAGGCTGCAACCTCTTCGGTCATCTCCTCAAGCAGCGCGTTGCGGCGCTTGCGGCTCAGTTTCCCGGCCTCGACCGCACCACGCAGCAGGATCTTGATGTTGACCTCGTGGTCGGAACAGTCGACGCCGGCCGAGTTGTCGATGGCATCTGTGTTGATCCGTCCGCCCGCCATCGCGAACTCGATGCGCGCCTCCTGGGTCATGCCCAGGTTGGCGCCCTCGCCGATCACACGGACATTCAGATCGCGTCCGTCGACACGGATGGGATCGTTGTTGCGGTCACCGACCTCGGCGTTGCTTTCCGAGGAGGCCTTGATGTAGGTGCCGATTCCCCCGAACCACAGCAGGTCGGCCTGGGCCTTCAGGATGGCCGTGACCAGCTCGTTGGGCGTGACTTTGTCCTTCTCCAACCCGAGGCAGGCCTTCATTTCCGCACTGACCGGAATCGACTTGGCCTTGCGGTCGAAGACACCGCCGCCCTTCGAGATCAGCTTGCTGTCGTAATCCGTCCAGCTGCTGCGCGGCAGATCGAACAGGCGCTTGCGCTCCTTCCAGGAGGCCTCGGCATCGGGGTCGGGATCCACGAAGATATGCAGGTGATTGAACGCACCGATCAGGCGGATGTGTTTCGACAACAGCATACCGTTACCGAAGACGTCGCCCGACATATCACCCACGCCAATGACCGTGAAGTCCTCTTCCTGGGTGTTGTGCCCCACTTCCCGGAAATGACGCTTGACGGACTCCCAGGCACCGCGTGCGGTGATGGCCATTTCCTTGTGGTCGTACCCTTCGGAGCCACCCGAGGCGAAGGCATCGTCCAGCCAAAAGCCGTAGTCGGCCGCCACGCCATTGGCAATGTCCGAGAAGGTTGCCGTGCCCTTGTCGGCCGCCACCACCATGTAGGGATCGTCGTCGTCGTAGCGCACCATATTCTCGGGGGGCACCACCTTGCCTTCGACCAGGTTGTCGGTGACATCCAGCAAGGCGCGAATGAAGGTCTTGTAGGACTCGATGCCCTCGTTCATCACGGCATCGCGGCCGGCCTCGGGCCCGGGCAAGCGTTTGGGCACGAAGCCGCCCTTGGCCCCCACAGGCACGATGACCGCGTTCTTCACCTGCTGTGCCTTGACCAGGCCCAGGATCTCGGTACGGAAGTCCTCGCGCCGGTCGGACCAACGCAGCCCGCCGCGGGCCACGGCGCCGAAACGCAGGTGCACGCCCTCCACCCGTGGAGAATAGACGAAGATCTCGCGGAAGGGCCTTGGCTGTGGCAACTCCTCCAGCATTTCGGCATCGAACTTGAACGAGATGTAGGACTTCAGCGCGCCTGTCTCATCGCGCTGGAAATAGTTCGTGCGCAGCATGGACAGGACGAGATTGAGATACCGCCGCAGGATGCGATCCTCGTCCAGGTTGGTGACATCGTCGAGAGCGGCTTCGATCTCCGTCACCAGCTGGGCACAGTCCTTCTCGGTCTGCTTGCGATTGCGCGCACGCTTCGGGTCGAAGCGACGCAGGAACAGCTCCGAAATCTGGCGGGTCAGACCTGCGTTCCGCGCCAGCGTGTCCTCCATGTAGGCCTGACTGAAGGGTATCTGCGTCTGCCTCAGATAACGGCAGAAGGCGCGCATGATGCGAATTTCCCGGGCCGCCAGACCGGCGGCCAGGACCAGGCGGTTGAAGCCGTCGTTCTCGAGCCGGCCGGACCAGACCAGCTGGAAGACTTCATGAAAGTCCTCCCGGTACTTCTCGACATCCAGGTCGCTCGAGGACTGGCGCTCCAGTTCGAAATCATGGATCCAGATCTCGCGCGGCGCTTCCTTGCCCTTCTTCTGGTCGTCATCCAGTTTCAGCACATAGGGCACCTCGCCGATGACCCGCAGGCCCATGTTCTCCAGCATGGGCATGACATCGCTCAGATGCACAGGCCGGTCCGGCACGAAAACCTTGAAGTTCAGTTGCTCGGCATCAGATCCGGCAGGGCGATAAAGGTCCATTTCTATGGCAGGTCCTTCATCATCCAGCTTCTCCATCAACTGGATATCCTTCAGCGCCTGCTTCTCGGTGAAGCGCTCCTTGTAAGCCGCCGAAAAGGCCCGGCCATAGCAGCGCAGCAGGCCATGCCCGCGCTGCTCCCCGTAGTGCTCGATCAAACAGCGTTCCAGGCTGTCGACCCAGGAGCGCGCCGTATAGGCAATGCGGCTTTCCAGCTCGCGGACATCCACCTTGGGAACCTTGCCGCGCTTGGTGGCGACGATGATATGCAGGCGGGCCAGCGGCGAATCGCCCAGCATCGTCTGGAAGGAACTCACTTCGCCGGCATAGGCTTCGGTCACGATGTCCTGCAGCTTGTACCGCAGGTTCGTGTCGAAGCGATCGCGCGGAACGTAGATCAGGCAGGAAACGAAGCGCTCGAAGGGATCCTTGCGTACGAACAGGGCCGTACGCTGGCGTTCCTGCAGGTTCAGGATGCCCAGCGCGATCTTGGTCAGCTCATCCTGGTGAATCTGGAAAAGCTCGTCGCGCGGGAAGGTCTCAAGGATATGCAGCAGGGCCTTCCCGTTGTGACTGCCCGGCACGAACCCTGCCTGCTCGATAGTCTCGTCCACCTTGTGCCGCAGCAGGGGTATGTGCCGGGGACTGCGCGAATAGGCCGTCGAGGTGAACAGGCCGATGAACAGGCGTTCGCCGACCACCTCGCCCTTGGTGTTGAAGGTCTTGACGGCGATGGTGTCCAGGTGAGTCGGCCGATGCACGGTGGAGCGGCTGTTGGCCTTTGTGATGCGCAGCAACTCGGCCTTCTTCAACCAGTCCTGGACATCGGGCGGCAGCTTGCCCAGATCGCGCAGGCCATCGAAAACCGAGAATTGAGGATCGCGCAACAGACCCAGGCCGCTTTCGGTATCGATCTCGGCCACCGCGTTCTTTCCCTTGCCGGTAAAGCGGTATTCCCGAAAGCCCAGATAGGTGAAGTGGTCGTCGTCCAGCCACTCCAGGAAGGCGATCCCCTCGGATATCTCATCGCGCGGCAGACGCGGCGGATCACGGTCCAGTTCCTTGATGATATCCCAGCAGCGCTGCCGCATCAGGCGCCAGTCCTCGACCGAGGCGCGTACGTCCTCCAGAACTGCGGACAGGGTTTTCTCGATCTTCTTGTGACGGGATTTCGGCTGCTCGCTGATCAGCAGCAGCATGTTCGATTCCGGGCGGCCAATGTTCTGGGGATCTGCAGGATCGGCAACGGAAGTCAGGTTGCCCGCATCATCGCGTTCGACCAGAAGGATCGGGTGGACGACAAGATAGACCTCGATTTCCAGCTGGTTCAGCGCCGCGGTCACCGAATCCACCAGGAAGGGCATGTCGTCGTTGACGATCTCAAGCGCGCTGTGCTGGCTCGTCCAGCCATCCTGTTTCGCATCTGGATTGTAGACGCGAAGCTTGGCCGTCCGGGCCTGGCGCTGTCCCGCAAAGTGCCAGAGCGAGGCGATGGCTCCGGCCAGGTTCTCCGGCGTCTCGTCCAGAATATCCTCGGGCGGCGCATCATCCAGGAAGGCCTTGGCGAATTCCTGCGCAATCTTGGCCTGGGCACTGTCCTTCAACTTGCTCTCGAATGTCGAAAGCGTTTGGGAGACAAGATCCGACTTCTGATCCTCGCTGATGGTAACCATGGAGCGCCCTCTTTATTCTGCCGATCGTGCGGCACACCCGGAATTGTTCTTCTTCGCTCGGTGCGGGAAAGCCACAGGCAGAGCCGGCCTGTTTCCCGCAACGCGCGACAAGAGCTTTCATATGCACGATAACACTGCCCGAAAAATCGGCAAGGAGGCAGTTCCCCGATCAAAGGCGCCCAGTCCTCTGCCCCGCCCATGACTATCCAAACTGGAGTTCTGTCCCAGGATTGAGGTGATTTCCCCTCGCAGCTTTGCCACAATCCGACGCCAGCGGAACTATGATTTCACATGCCTTGAGGAACAGGGAATGCCGCAAAGCACCACGGCCCAGAGGCCCGTTTCGGATCAGTTGCGCGACATCATGGACAGGCTGACACCTTCCGAGCGCCGGGCGGCACGCGTGCTGATGAGCCACTATCCCATGGCCGGACTGGAAAGCATCACCGTCTTTGCCCGACGGGCCGGAGTCAGTGGGGCTACCATCCTGCGCCTGCTGGGCAAGCTGGGCTTTTCCGGTTACCCCGAATTCCAGTCGGTGTTGCGCAGCGAATTGACCACCCGTCTGTCCTCGCCGCTGGGCCGTTGGGAGGTCCAACAGCAGGAGGACGCGCCCGAAAAGGATTTTCTAAGCCGCTTCGGCGCCCAGGTCAGCGAGAACATCGAACAGACCATCGACAGTCTGTCGCGCAGCGAATTCGACGCCATCGTCGAGCTGCTCTGTCAGCCCAAACGTCCGCTCTATGTCCTGGGGGGACGTTTCACCTCTGCCCTGGCGCACTATCTCTTCCTGCACCTGCGTGCCGTGCGCGCCAATGTTCACGAAGTGGGCGGACAGAGCGCAGCCTGGCCGGACCAGCTTCTGGATCTGGGGCGCAACGACGTCCTGGCCGCATTCGACGTGCGCCGTTACCAGCCCGACATTGCCGCTTTCGTGAACGAGGCGGCACGGCGCAGGACACGTATCATTCTGTTCACCGACGAATGGATGTCGCCGGCCGTCGCCCAGGCAGACCACGTCATTGCAGTACGTACCGTCAGCCCCTTCGGCTGGGACTCCTCGGCCGCCTTGATGATGACGGTGGAGGCCCTGATTGCCGCCGTCATGGACCGCCTGGGCGACAGCTTCGCCGACCGCCTGAAGGATCTGGAGGCGGTACGTACGGCCTGGGCCCTTCCAGTACCCGATACGGACAAATGATCAGCTTGAGAGGGGGCACAAGCCAATGAACAGATAATTTCAGAATTGACATTATTTTCCATACTTGGAAAAAGTTATCCAATCCGATCCTGCAGCGGCGCAAAGCTGCGCAGCTTCGGACTTGAACTTGCGGAAAATCCTCAATTCGGCGCATGGAAACTGTGCAGCCGGACAATCAAACAGGGAGCGGGTGCATGCGGGCAGTAGACGTGAAGACTGCGGAAGATGCCGTCAAACTGATACGTGAGCGGGACGTCAAGGACATCAAGGTTGCGGTTTTCGACAGCGACGGGATCATGCGCGGCAAGTACATGTCGCGCGAAAAGTTCCTCTCGGCGCTGGAAGGCGGCTTCGGTTTCTGTGACGTGGTGCTGGGCTGGGATTCCCACGACCAGATGTACGACAACACCAGCTTCACCGGCTGGCACACTGCCTATCCCGACGCGCAGGTGCGCATATTACCCGAGACCTGCCGGGAACTTCCGCTCGAGGACAACACGCTGCTTTTCCTGGGCGAGTTCGCGGACAAGGGCGAAGCTGTCTGTCCGCGCGGTGTTCTACGCCGTGTGCTGAAACGCGCCGCCGACATGGGCTTTGCGCCCCAGGCCGCCTGCGAGTTCGAGTTCTTCCTGTTCGACGAAACACCCCAGAGCATCCGCGAGAAGAACTACCAGGACCTGAAGTGCATCACGCCGGGCTTCTTTGGCTACTCCGTGCTGCGCAACTCCGTCTTCTCGGAATTCTATCAAGACCTGATGCACCTGGGCCGTGAAATGGACTTCCCCATAGAGGGCCTGCACACCGAGACCGGCCCCGGCGTCCTGGAAGCCGCCATCGCCGTCGACGACGCCCTGTCCGCCGCCGACAAGGCCGCGCTGTTCAAGACCTTCACCAAGGTACTGGCCCAGCGCAATGGCTGGATGGCCACCTTCATGGCCAAGTGGTCGCCCGACTGGCCGGGCCAGAGCGGCCACATCCACATCTCGCTGAAGGACGCGAAGAGCGGCGAACCCGTCTTCCACGATCCTTCCAAGAACAACGCCATTAGCGACAGCATGCGCCACTTCATCGGCGGCCAGCAGAAGCTGATGCCCGAACTGGCAGCCATGATCGCCTGCACGGTGAACAGCTACACGCGCCTCATCCCGGGCTTCTGGGCGCCGACGGCTGCGACCTGGGGCTTCGAGAATCGCACCACGGCGCTGCGTGCCATCGGTGGATCCCCCAAGGCGCAGCGGGTGGAATACCGCATTTCCGCGGCCGACATCCATCCCCATATCGCGCTTGCCGCCGCCCTCGGCTCCGGGCTCTGGGGCATCGAGAACGAGATCGAACCGACAGCCCCGGTGGTAGGCAATGCCTACGAGAAGAAAACCACCCGCAGCCAGCAGCTGCCCCGCACCCTGAGCGAAGCCGCCGAACGGCTGCAGCGTTCAAAGGTGGCCAACGAACTGTTCGGCAAGGACTTCGTGGAACACTATGCCGCCACGCGCGAATGGGAAGATCGCGAGGCCCGCAAGGCCATTACGGACTGGCAGCTCAACCGCTACTTCGAGATTATTTGAGGAACCAACCAGATGACTGAAATGCTGAAGACCGTCAGTCCCGTTGACGGAAGCGTCTATGTGGAACGCCCGCTCGCCGACGAGGGAGAGTTGGACCGGGCCCTTGAACGCGCCCGCCAGGGCCAGCGCATCTGGCGGAATACCCCCGTTGAAAAGCGCTGTGCCATTCTCAGCCGCGCCATCGACTATCTGGTCGAGCGCAAGGACCAGCTTTCCGAGCAGGTTGCCTGGCAGATGGGCCGCCCGATTTCCCAGG
The Fodinicurvata sediminis DSM 21159 genome window above contains:
- a CDS encoding MurR/RpiR family transcriptional regulator, with product MPQSTTAQRPVSDQLRDIMDRLTPSERRAARVLMSHYPMAGLESITVFARRAGVSGATILRLLGKLGFSGYPEFQSVLRSELTTRLSSPLGRWEVQQQEDAPEKDFLSRFGAQVSENIEQTIDSLSRSEFDAIVELLCQPKRPLYVLGGRFTSALAHYLFLHLRAVRANVHEVGGQSAAWPDQLLDLGRNDVLAAFDVRRYQPDIAAFVNEAARRRTRIILFTDEWMSPAVAQADHVIAVRTVSPFGWDSSAALMMTVEALIAAVMDRLGDSFADRLKDLEAVRTAWALPVPDTDK
- a CDS encoding NAD-glutamate dehydrogenase, whose amino-acid sequence is MVTISEDQKSDLVSQTLSTFESKLKDSAQAKIAQEFAKAFLDDAPPEDILDETPENLAGAIASLWHFAGQRQARTAKLRVYNPDAKQDGWTSQHSALEIVNDDMPFLVDSVTAALNQLEIEVYLVVHPILLVERDDAGNLTSVADPADPQNIGRPESNMLLLISEQPKSRHKKIEKTLSAVLEDVRASVEDWRLMRQRCWDIIKELDRDPPRLPRDEISEGIAFLEWLDDDHFTYLGFREYRFTGKGKNAVAEIDTESGLGLLRDPQFSVFDGLRDLGKLPPDVQDWLKKAELLRITKANSRSTVHRPTHLDTIAVKTFNTKGEVVGERLFIGLFTSTAYSRSPRHIPLLRHKVDETIEQAGFVPGSHNGKALLHILETFPRDELFQIHQDELTKIALGILNLQERQRTALFVRKDPFERFVSCLIYVPRDRFDTNLRYKLQDIVTEAYAGEVSSFQTMLGDSPLARLHIIVATKRGKVPKVDVRELESRIAYTARSWVDSLERCLIEHYGEQRGHGLLRCYGRAFSAAYKERFTEKQALKDIQLMEKLDDEGPAIEMDLYRPAGSDAEQLNFKVFVPDRPVHLSDVMPMLENMGLRVIGEVPYVLKLDDDQKKGKEAPREIWIHDFELERQSSSDLDVEKYREDFHEVFQLVWSGRLENDGFNRLVLAAGLAAREIRIMRAFCRYLRQTQIPFSQAYMEDTLARNAGLTRQISELFLRRFDPKRARNRKQTEKDCAQLVTEIEAALDDVTNLDEDRILRRYLNLVLSMLRTNYFQRDETGALKSYISFKFDAEMLEELPQPRPFREIFVYSPRVEGVHLRFGAVARGGLRWSDRREDFRTEILGLVKAQQVKNAVIVPVGAKGGFVPKRLPGPEAGRDAVMNEGIESYKTFIRALLDVTDNLVEGKVVPPENMVRYDDDDPYMVVAADKGTATFSDIANGVAADYGFWLDDAFASGGSEGYDHKEMAITARGAWESVKRHFREVGHNTQEEDFTVIGVGDMSGDVFGNGMLLSKHIRLIGAFNHLHIFVDPDPDAEASWKERKRLFDLPRSSWTDYDSKLISKGGGVFDRKAKSIPVSAEMKACLGLEKDKVTPNELVTAILKAQADLLWFGGIGTYIKASSESNAEVGDRNNDPIRVDGRDLNVRVIGEGANLGMTQEARIEFAMAGGRINTDAIDNSAGVDCSDHEVNIKILLRGAVEAGKLSRKRRNALLEEMTEEVAALVLKDNYLQTQTISISNRLGVRLLDRFARFIRALEKADLLNRSLEALPDDETLKDRATANIGLTRPELAVLLAYAKITLYEPLVESSLPDDSWLDRDLLEYFPQPLQQKYAKYAREHRLRREILATQLTNEVINRLGITFVFEMMERTGESPEQVLRAYVAARDSLGLPELWQEIETLDNKIDTDLQAKLLTECGRLAERISLRFLRQGEKPLDIRATVERHGKGSKELFEALPELLEEPDKGLLEQEAREYVANGVPESLAWRVAGLKHMTPASDIIQLAQTSGRSVKKTASLYFDVGARFGCDWLRRTAARLPRDAAWTRSAITALVDDIYDYQANITAEVLSLTEKDRAPEDALKIWTEQRFLQVNRLDQLLGEVLNAQSPDLAMLTVANRQLKALING
- a CDS encoding homospermidine synthase, with translation MTETTPKHVNFNGRIVMIGFGSIGQGVLPLLRRHVGVAPENIVIINPDPEPEPIAAEYDAAYITKGLTLDNYREVLGRYLGAGDFLLNLSVDVSSVDLARYAHEVGALYLDTCIEPWLGSYVDDNLTPSQRSNYALREEMLAARRELGAGPTAVITHGANPGLVNHFVKVALQDIARDLGHSLPEGQSQQSWSGLAQKLGVSTIHIAERDTQRSRTPKDVDEFINTWSIDGFYSEGLQPAELGWGTHEKALPADGARHDFGADAAIYLERPGAATRVRTWTPQAGPIHGFLITHNEAISLPDYLTHREDGQVVYRPTVHYAYHPCDAAVLSLHELAGRGWKMQSRRRLIVEEVTDGMDELGVLLAGHGKNAYWYGSQLTIEEARRLVPHNNATSLQVTVAVLAGLVWAIENPEAGIVEPEELDHARILEICEPYLGRMTGAYTDWTPLTGRGTLFREDLDLDDPWQFHNVRVV
- a CDS encoding glutamine synthetase family protein, which codes for MRAVDVKTAEDAVKLIRERDVKDIKVAVFDSDGIMRGKYMSREKFLSALEGGFGFCDVVLGWDSHDQMYDNTSFTGWHTAYPDAQVRILPETCRELPLEDNTLLFLGEFADKGEAVCPRGVLRRVLKRAADMGFAPQAACEFEFFLFDETPQSIREKNYQDLKCITPGFFGYSVLRNSVFSEFYQDLMHLGREMDFPIEGLHTETGPGVLEAAIAVDDALSAADKAALFKTFTKVLAQRNGWMATFMAKWSPDWPGQSGHIHISLKDAKSGEPVFHDPSKNNAISDSMRHFIGGQQKLMPELAAMIACTVNSYTRLIPGFWAPTAATWGFENRTTALRAIGGSPKAQRVEYRISAADIHPHIALAAALGSGLWGIENEIEPTAPVVGNAYEKKTTRSQQLPRTLSEAAERLQRSKVANELFGKDFVEHYAATREWEDREARKAITDWQLNRYFEII